A window of the Phragmites australis chromosome 20, lpPhrAust1.1, whole genome shotgun sequence genome harbors these coding sequences:
- the LOC133902143 gene encoding zinc-finger homeodomain protein 9-like produces the protein MDAMDVKYKPVMFPNGGAVKKVKPAAVAPAAGEPMYRECLKNHAASLGGHAVDGCGEFMPSPRANPADPTSFKCAACGCHRNFHRRTVEGSPPPAPLALPAPVTASVLHGEPHRGEETPEDRLPGVIDGDDSDSDSDGSEYDEERSVSPPPPPPHHVPAPVAQQPPPLPYFASAPHMLLSLNSGAPGSAVAAAAAVQRLPAQLTPSSAPAPGAMPRKRFRTKFTAEQKQRMQELSERLGWRLQKRDEAIVDEWCRDIGVGKGVFKVWMHNNKHNFLGGHSARRSASSGTPTAAGAAPPFNPSTTTTTTTTTPPAPGHASSPPAATTGFNINGAASSAPTVNAGHQENINGASLAQSE, from the coding sequence ATGGATGCCATGGACGTCAAGTACAAGCCGGTCATGTTCCCCAACGGCGGTGCTGTTAAGAAGGTGAAGCCGGCTGCCGTGGCGCCGGCAGCTGGCGAGCCGATGTACCGGGAGTGCCTCAAGAACCACGCGGCGAGCCTGGGCGGGCACGCCGTGGACGGGTGCGGGGAGTTCATGCCGTCGCCGAGGGCCAACCCCGCCGACCCGACGTCGTTTAAGTGTGCGGCGTGCGGCTGCCACCGCAACTTCCACCGCCGGACGGTGGAGGGGTCCCCGCCGCCTGCGCCTCTAGCGCTGCCGGCGCCCGTGACGGCGAGCGTGCTCCATGGCGAGCCGCACCGCGGCGAGGAGACGCCGGAGGACAGGCTCCCGGGGGTCATCGATGGCGACgattccgactccgactcgGACGGCTCGGAGTACGACGAGGAGCGGTCGGTgtccccgccaccgccgccgccgcaccacGTGCCGGCGCCGGTGGCGCAGCAGCCTCCTCCGCTGCCGTACTTCGCCTCGGCGCCGCACATGCTGCTCTCTCTTAACTCCGGCGCGCCCGGGTCAGCTGTCGCTGCTGCGGCCGCGGTCCAGAGGCTCCCGGCCCAGCTGACGCCGTCGAGCGCGCCGGCCCCCGGGGCGATGCCGAGGAAGCGGTTCCGCACCAAGTTCACCGCCGAGCAGAAGCAGCGGATGCAGGAGCTGTCGGAGCGGCTCGGGTGGCGGCTGCAGAAGCGCGACGAGGCCATCGTCGACGAGTGGTGCCGCGACATCGGCGTCGGCAAGGGCGTCTTCAAGGTCTGGATGCACAACAACAAGCACAACTTCCTCGGCGGCCACAGCGCCCGCCGCAGCGCCTCCTCCGGCACCCccaccgccgccggcgccgcacCGCCATTCAACCCGTccacaaccaccaccaccaccaccaccacccctcCCGCTCCCGGTCACGCCTCGTCCCCGCCAGCCGCCACCACCGGCTTCAACATCAacggcgccgcctcctccgctccCACCGTCAACGCCGGACACCAAGAGAACATCAACGGAGCCTCTTTGGCGCAGTCCGAGTAA
- the LOC133901439 gene encoding uncharacterized protein LOC133901439 — MRGLFVLSRDPDGGDETNEDYINDATWFNVMHHTYVTPLGHDFLPQETAQHHLTHLLPLLRIALTEARVVPVDLACVCYTKGPNMGGLLQVVVATARALLLLWRKPLIAVNHCIAHKMGRAWSMDPIVLYVSSRNT; from the coding sequence ATGCGTGGCCTCTTCGTGCTCTCCCGTGACCCTGATGGCGGCGACGAGACCAATGAGGACTACATCAACGACGCAACATGGTTCAACGTGATGCACCACACCTACGTGACCCCACTTGGCCACGACTTCCTCCCCCAAGAGACCGCACAGCACCATCTCACAcacctcctcccgctcctccgcATTGCGCTCACCGAGGCTAGAGTCGTCCCTGTCGACCTCGCATGCGTCTGCTACACCAAGGGACCCAACATGGGCGGCCTGCTCCAGGTCGTCGTCGCCACGGCACGCGCCCTATTGCTCCTTTGGCGGAAACCGCTCATCGCTGTCAACCACTGCATCGCACACAAGATGGGACGCGCATGGTCCATGGATCCTATCGTGCTCTACGTCTCCAGCAGGAACACGTAG